Within Paroedura picta isolate Pp20150507F chromosome 13, Ppicta_v3.0, whole genome shotgun sequence, the genomic segment ttagCCTCAGAGCAACCCAATAGCACctcagaccaacaagattttcaggctaTAAGCTTTAGAGAGTCAAAACTGTCTTTGTCAGATACATAGAAGGCTAAGCAGGTCTGAGTTGGAGGCAGAGGGAAGAAGGGCGTTGGCCATGCCCTTGGCAGTCTTTCCTAACACGTAGTTTACCAGTTGCATTGTGTTTCTTGGACAGGAATATGCTCCTTCAGTATTTGAGAAGTACACCTGCAGCATCACCGTTGGCAAAAAAGAAGTCCTCCTACATTTGTATGACACTGCAGGTAAGCTTGCATAAACaacacaaaaaacacacacacccttctttaGTCTATTCAAAAACACAAGGACGCAAACCAGCAGAGTGTTCAGACTTCCTGTAGTGGCTGGGAAGAGATTGCAAGAGGGCTAGGTGATATATGCCCTTGACTCAGAATGCATAATATTAGGGGCTTTTTTGAAAGGAGCAACAAATGACTTTCCCCTCATTTACAACTTTTCTGGCGCTTTCCAGGGCTCATCAGAAGTTTGCCGGATCACTAATGAAACTTGCTACCCGTTCCTGCAATACTTATTCATTTTTTATCCATTTATACCCTGCGTTTCTCACCAAGTGGCTTCCATGGGTCCCTTTCCCTCCATTTGTGATCCTTAAAGCCCTGTGTCTGGCCCCAGGTGGCCACAGCAGGCTTCCATGAGGATTCAGTCCTGGGTCTCCAAGAGCCTAGTGGGAGACGCTAACCACATGAGCGCACTGGTTCTGACGTGGGTACAGGAAAGTGATTTATGGATTACACATTGAATGGCAGAGACCCAACAGGAAGAAGCCTACTGCTAGTTTTGTAGAAGATAGGGTAGTTTGCAGAGAGGTGCTTAGGGATCTCAGTTAGGGTTGTAAGCTCCCATTCACCTAGGGTGGTTAAAGAATGCCCAACAGGCTGGTGAGGTTCCCCCCAATGAATGCTTTTCCTACTTAACCACCATGGGAGGTGTCAGGATAGCCCAGCCTGTCTTTGGTGCCAGGTAAGTGCCCAGCAAAAAGATACCCACTATGCAACTTCTTAGAAATGGAGAACTTCATGGCAACGCAACAACATACCTGGCAAAGCTGCTTTTGCTGCTTTGATTGGGCTTTCCTTGTCTGGAACCCTCCCCTCTGCCACCAACAGACAAGAAAGGCATCTGATGAAACACGGACTTTGCTATTTCTCAGATTACTTGAAGCTCGCAATGGCCGGCCAACGGAAGCCGCCTTCTGTGTGTGACATCACAATGACTCTGCACGGCGGATGTATTAGAATCCCGACGTGGAGCAGACTTCTCATTTCCTCCAGGAACAGCCACATGGCTCAGAAAGGAATTCCTTTTTGTAATCCTTGGTTGTGTGGAGAAAACATTTCCAATGTAATTCATGTTGGACGGATCTAGTAGACCTGGGTTCAAAcctccactctgccacggaagcttggcCAGGGACCTTGAGTCAGCcaccctcacaggattgttgtgagggtaaaatgggaaAAGGCAGAATGGTGTAAGCCATGTTCGGTCTCCATTGGGGGAAGAAAGCAGGGTCGAAGTCTCTAAATCAGGCtctcttaaccagggttttatgaaaacctggggtttcttgatggccctgggtttcctgaatgggtgggagttaattttaatatactttttaattttgttgaacatttatcagatgatatggccatgttgcctccccccccctaaatggccactgatggtgctggagggggtaggaaggggagggcccccaggtgtgTGTGGGTACCCAGTTATGTTCCCCAATcattctgcaccatcacgccaCTTGGGgccgtttctcaaagcctgaagaatgtttcagtaaaaacgttgagaaaggttGACCTACCTACTTTAAGGCAGTTTACTAGTCATGGTATCCCTTTAGAAACCCTGGATGGATAACTCTCCGCTGCCATTCCTGCAAGCAGCTCAGGGCACCAAGTGGCCAACGTCAATGGTAACCAAGTGACTTTCATGGCAGATTTGGAGGACGGAGTGGTGTGTTTTGAATCTGGTTCTCTCAATTACTGGTTCAACAGTCCAAGCACAACTCCAGGGTGACTGGCTCTCTTCACTCATCCCCTGCATCCTTACTATACCCAAATGGTTCTTGACTGATTTAAGATTTTGGTTAGTACATGCTAGGGTACACACCTGAAGACAGCCATAGGAAACATGAGTTTCATTTCTCCTTCCTAGCTTTCTATTGCCCAGAGCCACCGGACCAAAAAGACATTCAGATAAAAagctcttccttttctcctctttgTTCCAGGGCAGGAGGATTATGATCGGCTACGGCCACTTTCGTACCAGGGCACCAGCGTGGTCTTAGTGTGCTATGATGTCATGAATCCTACTAGCTTTGACAATGTATTAATTAAGGTAAGAGACTTTTCGCAGAGGGCTCACGTCCTGGAAATACGTACATTCCAGGGTTCCAAAGACCGTTCTTTTATTGCCCCAAGCTATGGGAAACTTGCAGGAGGACTTTGCAGACACCGGTTTCCTTTTCAATGTAGAGAGACAGACTAGTGatttatagggcaggggtagccaaactgtggcttgccagctgtcaatggactacagttcccatgatcccctgccaccaTGGCCCAttggttcatggtaattgtagtccatggacatctggagagcctaaTTTTGTCAGATCGctgaaactaagcagagttgaccctgGTTCATgtttggaagaccaccaagaaattaatacgtggaggcaggcaatgggcaaaccacttctgctcatctcttgcagAATAAAACTCCAGAGCCTTAAAGACCAGCATATAAAGCTTCTTCCTCCTGGCTTGTTTTCCAGCAATCAACTAGCAGGAAGTCACTAATTCACTCACAAAATTCAGATATGCAAGCTGCATATCCCCTCATCTGTTTTATTCAGGACTTATTCTTTACATGTCCTGAATAAACATTCCTGTACATAAGAATTCTTATGTACAGGAATGTTTAAAACCTAGCTTAACACAACCATTCATTAGCTCCTCGACAATTTGTATTCATCCCTTTTCCCCAAACCTTGCTTAAATCAAAAGGTTATGTCAGTATGCCAGTCACTTCTAGTGATACTTTAACCCTTAATTTTTCTTTGCCAGTGGTCTCACGAGGTGAGCCATTTCTGCCAAGGAACCCCCATCGTACTTGTGGGCTGCAAAACAGATCTCCGTAAGGACAAGGAGCAACTCCGGAAGCTCCGCTCTACTCAGCAGGAGCCAATCACTTACAGCCAGGTAAACAGACTGGAATGCTGGGCTGATATACTGGGATGCACTCTAAGGCTACACATCTGCCATAGCGGGAGGATCAGGACAGGAGCTTGGATTAAAATAGGCAGGTATTCGATTCGCCTACTGTAATTTTTCCAGCAACAGCTTGTTGCCTTAGGACCAGACTAACTATGAAGCTGCACTCTATCCAACCAGATGAGTAATCTAGGCTTTCATTATCTGCTTTGACTGGCAAAGCCAGTCAGGAAGAGAcccttctctcctcttcctcttgctcCAAGAAATCCAGGAAGCTCCTGGCCTGCCAAGCACAGGCACAAGAGCTCCTCCTTATTGCTCTCCAAAAGTGTTCAACCATCCTTCTGTTGACACCGTCCTAGAACAGAGTTTTTATGCTTCATCTGTCAACTCTGTAGTGGCAGCAGCAAAGAGTTAGATTTGGCGgcagtgcagggtggtaaggcagccgacatgctgtctgaagctctgaccatgaggctggggggttcagtcccagcagccggctcaaggttgactcagccttccatccttccgaggtcggtaaaatgagtacccaacatgctggagggtaaaatggtaataactggggaagggaatggcaaaccaccttgtactgagtctgccaagaaaatgctagagggcgtcaccccaagggtgcttgcacaggggatacccttaccgtTACGATCAACTCTGTAGTGGCAGCAGAAAAGTTAGATTTGGCGGTCAGGGGGAACCTAAGAAGTCCAAGCCATACCCAACTGTAAAGTTGCTAAAAGAAGTAGATATACAAAGTACAAACTGTACCTTTCTGTACGCAAAGCTAAGTCCCTTTACGCCTTGTTTTGACTTCTCTGGCTGCCTTGGGCCTGACTCTATTCTGCTGGTCcgtccccccccgctcctcctccagggTGAAGAAGCTCGCCGCCAGATGAATGCCGATGCGTACCTGGAGTGTTCAGCCAAGCACCGCGAAAACATCGAGGACATTTTTAGGGAAGCAGCGAGCATTGCGCTGAACGCTATGaaaaaaaagcagcagaagaaattgaGGCCCTGCGCCCTGCTGTGATGGCAATCCACACAACACAGGAGGACTAAGGAAGGGCTTTTCTAGCTTTCCTTCAGCAATTGGCAAGGAGGCATTTGTTTGCGTTTTCTAAATTGACTGTTCTTCTCCTT encodes:
- the RHOF gene encoding rho-related GTP-binding protein RhoF isoform X2, which translates into the protein MAAANGAAPRGEEAAAAAAAPEGKAAPKKRREELKVVVVGDGGCGKTSLLLVYAKGTFPEEYAPSVFEKYTCSITVGKKEVLLHLYDTAGQEDYDRLRPLSYQGTSVVLVCYDVMNPTSFDNVLIKWSHEVSHFCQGTPIVLVGCKTDLRKDKEQLRKLRSTQQEPITYSQGEEARRQMNADAYLECSAKHRENIEDIFREAASIALNAMKKKQQKKLRPCALL
- the RHOF gene encoding rho-related GTP-binding protein RhoF isoform X1 translates to MAGVSWERLGGWLFLYALAVRTPCCVKGRALCNGGCLSLLLFGGTPTLIFSKALSASFLFSIKAENSASFLFSPPPPPFVQVLRKVNQKEQSCFVSGKEGGGERRAVEKMVAVSSKGSCRSKAASFQRGREYAPSVFEKYTCSITVGKKEVLLHLYDTAGQEDYDRLRPLSYQGTSVVLVCYDVMNPTSFDNVLIKWSHEVSHFCQGTPIVLVGCKTDLRKDKEQLRKLRSTQQEPITYSQGEEARRQMNADAYLECSAKHRENIEDIFREAASIALNAMKKKQQKKLRPCALL